Proteins encoded by one window of Sphaerodactylus townsendi isolate TG3544 linkage group LG04, MPM_Stown_v2.3, whole genome shotgun sequence:
- the PLD3 gene encoding 5'-3' exonuclease PLD3 isoform X3: MKTCGTYQQLKILQSTEEEQGPAARLPPLQGFRCILVMAIMGTLLVAALLVCTSLLPFHGSTQGGNVMTSSYLDDTCTDPCRIMLVESIPEGLVYEDNSTTSPSTFEAWWNLLANARSTVNIASFYWSLQNKDTHTWDPSAIQVKELGIAVYNCSCLAQDLGKLFEVYWALGWPNATIPSPWPANFSTPYNKEAPLGLKLNGTDAAVYLSSSPPALCATGRTGDLEALLSVIDRAQKFVYVAVMSYLPIMEFSHGRRFWPVIDDHLRKAAYERRIRVRLLVGCWKHSKATMFPFLRSLAAMRDNRTHCSVEVRLFVVPANETQAKIPYARVNHNKYMVSDQVAYIGTSNWSGDYFVHTARSALVVNQSQVEAGDQPTVRHQLEAVFERDWNSRYSRELNLLSQSEDLCGGH, translated from the exons CTGAAGATCCTGCAGAGCACTGAGGAAGAGCAGGGCCCTGCTGCCCGGCTGCCCCCTCTTCAG GGCTTCCGCTGCATCTTGGTGATGGCCATAATGGGAACCCTGCTGGTGGCTGCCCTCCTGGTTTgcacctccctcctccccttccatgGTTCAACTCAAGGAGGAAATGTGATGACTTCTTCCTACCTGGATGACACTTGCACTGATCCCTGCAG GATCATGCTGGTGGAAAGCATCCCCGAAGGGCTGGTGTATGAGGATAACAGCACCACTAGTCCCTCCACCTTTGAGGCCTGGTGGAATCTTCTGGCTAATGCCAGAAGCACTGTGAACATTGCATCTTTCTACTGGTCCCTCCAAAACAAAGACACACATACTTGGGATCCCTCGGCCATCCAG GTGAAGGAGCTGGGCATAGCTGTCTACAACTGCAGCTGCCTGGCCCAGGACTTGGGCAAGCTGTTTGAAGTATATTGGGCCCTCGGATGGCCTAACGCCACCATCCCCTCCCCGTGGCCTGCCAACTTCTCCACCCCCTACAACAAGGAGGCACCCCTGGGCCTGAAACTGAACGGCACGGATGCTGCGGTGTACCTGTCG AGCTCTCCCCCAGCTCTGTGCGCCACGGGGCGGACTGGAGACCTCGAGGCTTTGCTGAGCGTCATCGACAGGGCCCAGAAGTTTGTCTACGTGGCTGTGATGAGCTACTTGCCCATCATGGAGTTCTCGCATGGCAGGAG GTTCTGGCCAGTGATCGATGACCACCTGCGGAAGGCGGCCTATGAGAGGAGAATCCGTGTCCGCCTCCTGGTTGGCTGCTGGAAACACTCCAAGGCCACCATGTTTCCCTTCCTGCGGTCACTGGCAGCCATGCGGGACAATCGCACCCACTGCAGCGTGGAAGTG AGACTCTTTGTGGTCCCAGCAAATGAGACACAAGCCAAGATCCCCTATGCCCGGGTGAATCACAACAAGTATATGGTGTCAGACCAAGTGGCGTATATTG gcacatCTAACTGGTCTGGGGACTACTTTGTCCACACAGCCAGGTCTGCTCTGGTGGTCAATCAGAGCCAGGTGGAGGCTGGGGACCAACCAACTGTCCGTCATCAGCTGGAGGCTGTATTTGAACGGGACTGGAACTCGCGCTACAGCCGGGAACTGAACTTGCTGAGCCAGTCAGAGGATCTCTGTGGGGGCCACTGA
- the PLD3 gene encoding 5'-3' exonuclease PLD3 isoform X2, with product MAIMGTLLVAALLVCTSLLPFHGSTQGGNVMTSSYLDDTCTDPCRIMLVESIPEGLVYEDNSTTSPSTFEAWWNLLANARSTVNIASFYWSLQNKDTHTWDPSAIQGEEILAELLKLSKRGITTRIAVNPPSTSLPSMDLWSLEQSGAQVHIVDLPKLTSGVLHTKFWIVDQMHIYLGSANMDWRALTQVKELGIAVYNCSCLAQDLGKLFEVYWALGWPNATIPSPWPANFSTPYNKEAPLGLKLNGTDAAVYLSSSPPALCATGRTGDLEALLSVIDRAQKFVYVAVMSYLPIMEFSHGRRFWPVIDDHLRKAAYERRIRVRLLVGCWKHSKATMFPFLRSLAAMRDNRTHCSVEVRLFVVPANETQAKIPYARVNHNKYMVSDQVAYIGTSNWSGDYFVHTARSALVVNQSQVEAGDQPTVRHQLEAVFERDWNSRYSRELNLLSQSEDLCGGH from the exons ATGGCCATAATGGGAACCCTGCTGGTGGCTGCCCTCCTGGTTTgcacctccctcctccccttccatgGTTCAACTCAAGGAGGAAATGTGATGACTTCTTCCTACCTGGATGACACTTGCACTGATCCCTGCAG GATCATGCTGGTGGAAAGCATCCCCGAAGGGCTGGTGTATGAGGATAACAGCACCACTAGTCCCTCCACCTTTGAGGCCTGGTGGAATCTTCTGGCTAATGCCAGAAGCACTGTGAACATTGCATCTTTCTACTGGTCCCTCCAAAACAAAGACACACATACTTGGGATCCCTCGGCCATCCAG GGGGAAGAAATCCTGGCAGAGTTGCTGAAACTATCCAAGAGAGGCATCACTACACGGATTGCTGtcaatcccccttccaccagcctGCCCAGCATGGACCTCTGGTCTCTTGAACAGAGCG GAGCTCAGGTTCACATAGTAGATCTTCCAAAGCTGACGTCTGGAGTCCTTCACACCAAATTCTGGATTGTGGACCAGATGCACATCTACCTCGGGAGTGCAAACATGGACTGGCGAGCCCTCACACAG GTGAAGGAGCTGGGCATAGCTGTCTACAACTGCAGCTGCCTGGCCCAGGACTTGGGCAAGCTGTTTGAAGTATATTGGGCCCTCGGATGGCCTAACGCCACCATCCCCTCCCCGTGGCCTGCCAACTTCTCCACCCCCTACAACAAGGAGGCACCCCTGGGCCTGAAACTGAACGGCACGGATGCTGCGGTGTACCTGTCG AGCTCTCCCCCAGCTCTGTGCGCCACGGGGCGGACTGGAGACCTCGAGGCTTTGCTGAGCGTCATCGACAGGGCCCAGAAGTTTGTCTACGTGGCTGTGATGAGCTACTTGCCCATCATGGAGTTCTCGCATGGCAGGAG GTTCTGGCCAGTGATCGATGACCACCTGCGGAAGGCGGCCTATGAGAGGAGAATCCGTGTCCGCCTCCTGGTTGGCTGCTGGAAACACTCCAAGGCCACCATGTTTCCCTTCCTGCGGTCACTGGCAGCCATGCGGGACAATCGCACCCACTGCAGCGTGGAAGTG AGACTCTTTGTGGTCCCAGCAAATGAGACACAAGCCAAGATCCCCTATGCCCGGGTGAATCACAACAAGTATATGGTGTCAGACCAAGTGGCGTATATTG gcacatCTAACTGGTCTGGGGACTACTTTGTCCACACAGCCAGGTCTGCTCTGGTGGTCAATCAGAGCCAGGTGGAGGCTGGGGACCAACCAACTGTCCGTCATCAGCTGGAGGCTGTATTTGAACGGGACTGGAACTCGCGCTACAGCCGGGAACTGAACTTGCTGAGCCAGTCAGAGGATCTCTGTGGGGGCCACTGA
- the PLD3 gene encoding 5'-3' exonuclease PLD3 isoform X1, translated as MKTCGTYQQLKILQSTEEEQGPAARLPPLQGFRCILVMAIMGTLLVAALLVCTSLLPFHGSTQGGNVMTSSYLDDTCTDPCRIMLVESIPEGLVYEDNSTTSPSTFEAWWNLLANARSTVNIASFYWSLQNKDTHTWDPSAIQGEEILAELLKLSKRGITTRIAVNPPSTSLPSMDLWSLEQSGAQVHIVDLPKLTSGVLHTKFWIVDQMHIYLGSANMDWRALTQVKELGIAVYNCSCLAQDLGKLFEVYWALGWPNATIPSPWPANFSTPYNKEAPLGLKLNGTDAAVYLSSSPPALCATGRTGDLEALLSVIDRAQKFVYVAVMSYLPIMEFSHGRRFWPVIDDHLRKAAYERRIRVRLLVGCWKHSKATMFPFLRSLAAMRDNRTHCSVEVRLFVVPANETQAKIPYARVNHNKYMVSDQVAYIGTSNWSGDYFVHTARSALVVNQSQVEAGDQPTVRHQLEAVFERDWNSRYSRELNLLSQSEDLCGGH; from the exons CTGAAGATCCTGCAGAGCACTGAGGAAGAGCAGGGCCCTGCTGCCCGGCTGCCCCCTCTTCAG GGCTTCCGCTGCATCTTGGTGATGGCCATAATGGGAACCCTGCTGGTGGCTGCCCTCCTGGTTTgcacctccctcctccccttccatgGTTCAACTCAAGGAGGAAATGTGATGACTTCTTCCTACCTGGATGACACTTGCACTGATCCCTGCAG GATCATGCTGGTGGAAAGCATCCCCGAAGGGCTGGTGTATGAGGATAACAGCACCACTAGTCCCTCCACCTTTGAGGCCTGGTGGAATCTTCTGGCTAATGCCAGAAGCACTGTGAACATTGCATCTTTCTACTGGTCCCTCCAAAACAAAGACACACATACTTGGGATCCCTCGGCCATCCAG GGGGAAGAAATCCTGGCAGAGTTGCTGAAACTATCCAAGAGAGGCATCACTACACGGATTGCTGtcaatcccccttccaccagcctGCCCAGCATGGACCTCTGGTCTCTTGAACAGAGCG GAGCTCAGGTTCACATAGTAGATCTTCCAAAGCTGACGTCTGGAGTCCTTCACACCAAATTCTGGATTGTGGACCAGATGCACATCTACCTCGGGAGTGCAAACATGGACTGGCGAGCCCTCACACAG GTGAAGGAGCTGGGCATAGCTGTCTACAACTGCAGCTGCCTGGCCCAGGACTTGGGCAAGCTGTTTGAAGTATATTGGGCCCTCGGATGGCCTAACGCCACCATCCCCTCCCCGTGGCCTGCCAACTTCTCCACCCCCTACAACAAGGAGGCACCCCTGGGCCTGAAACTGAACGGCACGGATGCTGCGGTGTACCTGTCG AGCTCTCCCCCAGCTCTGTGCGCCACGGGGCGGACTGGAGACCTCGAGGCTTTGCTGAGCGTCATCGACAGGGCCCAGAAGTTTGTCTACGTGGCTGTGATGAGCTACTTGCCCATCATGGAGTTCTCGCATGGCAGGAG GTTCTGGCCAGTGATCGATGACCACCTGCGGAAGGCGGCCTATGAGAGGAGAATCCGTGTCCGCCTCCTGGTTGGCTGCTGGAAACACTCCAAGGCCACCATGTTTCCCTTCCTGCGGTCACTGGCAGCCATGCGGGACAATCGCACCCACTGCAGCGTGGAAGTG AGACTCTTTGTGGTCCCAGCAAATGAGACACAAGCCAAGATCCCCTATGCCCGGGTGAATCACAACAAGTATATGGTGTCAGACCAAGTGGCGTATATTG gcacatCTAACTGGTCTGGGGACTACTTTGTCCACACAGCCAGGTCTGCTCTGGTGGTCAATCAGAGCCAGGTGGAGGCTGGGGACCAACCAACTGTCCGTCATCAGCTGGAGGCTGTATTTGAACGGGACTGGAACTCGCGCTACAGCCGGGAACTGAACTTGCTGAGCCAGTCAGAGGATCTCTGTGGGGGCCACTGA